From Acidovorax sp. 1608163:
GTTCTCGATCTCCTGCGCCATGCGCGCGAGGAACGGGGCCGACAGCACGGTGCCGCTGGCGGGCGCGTCCTGCACCATGATCGGAATGCGGATGGCATCGGACACGCGGGCATAGAACTCGTAGATCTGCGCCTCAGGCACGCGGAAGGTGGCGCCGTGGTAGGGCGGCATCACCATCACCATGGCGGCACCCATGTCTTGCGCGGCGCGGCTGCGCTCGGCGCACACGCGGGTGCCGTAGTGGGTGGTGGTGACGATGACGGGCACGCGGCCCGCCACATGCTCCAGCGATGTGCGGGTCAGTGTCTCGCGCTCGGCATCCGACAGCGAGAACTGCTCGGAGAAGTTGGCCAGGATGCAGACGCCGTCCACACCGGCGTCGATCATGAAGTCGAGGCAGCGCTTCTGGCTCTCGAGGTCGAGCGTGCCGTCTTCGTGGAAGGTGGTGGGCACCACGGGGAAGATGCCGCGATAGCGAGGGTTCTGAAGGGAATGCGTGACTGGCATGGCGGGTATAGGTAAATTGATTGAAATAGGGCTCTACCGCTTGTCCATAAAGCGCTGGTAGCTATCAAATTTGTAGCGAATTTTGCAAGGGGCGTGGCCCAGACGCGGGCAGCCGCGCAAGGGCCGCCCCGACATGGACGATGTCGCGTTCGCTCCGTGCGCTGGCTGCGTCCCCCTGCCCGCATTGCGCAGCAATGCGAGAGCGGGGGGAAGGCGCGAAGCGACTCAGGGGGGTGTTCCATGTCAATGCGAGTGCCGTGGCACACCGGCGCCCCGGCAGCCAACGAGGAAGTCAAAGTCGCAACCATCGTCGGCCTGCAGCACATGGTCCACATACAGGCGCTGGTAGCCGCCGCGCCCGCCGTTGTCCGTGCCAGCCAATGCGGCCAGGCGCGCGGCCAGCTCCTCGTCGCTGATGTCCAGGTGCAGTCGGCCGTTGTCGCAGTCCAGCTCGATGAAGTCGCCATCGCGCACGGCAGCCAGCGGGCCGCCCGCAGCCGCCTCGGGCGCCACGTGCAGCACCACGGTGCCGTAGGCGGTGCCGCTCATGCGGGCGTCGGAGATGCGCACCATGTCTTTGACGCCCTGGCGCAGCAGCTTCGGGGGCAGGCCCATGTTGCCCACCTCGGCCATGCCGGGGTAGCCCTTGGGGCCGCAGTTCTTCATCACCATCACGCAGCTCGCGTCGATGTCCAGGTTCTCATCGACGATGCGCTCCTTGTAGTGCTCCAGGTTCTCGAACACCACGGCGCGGCCCCGGTGCTTGAGCAGCTCGGGCGAGGCGGCCGAGGGCTTGAGCACCGCGCCACGCGGCGCCAGGTTGCCGCGCAGGATGCAGATGCCGCCATCGGCGATCAGCGGGTTGTTGATCGGGCGGATCACCTCGTCGTTGTACTGCGGGGCTTCGCGCACGTTGTCCCACAGGCTCTTGCCGTTGACGGTGAGGGCGTTGGGGTGGGGCAGCAGGTTGTTCTCGCCCAGGCGGCGCAGCACGGCGGGCAGGCCGCCCGCGTAGTAGAACTCTTCCATCAGAAAACGGCCCGAGGGCTGCAGGTCCACTAACGTGGGCGTGCCGCGGCCGATGCGTGTCCAGTCCTCCAGTTCCAGCTGCACGCCGATGCGCCCGGCAATGGCCTTCAAGTGGATCACGGCGTTGGTCGATCCGCCAATGGCCGCGTTGGTGCGGATGGCGTTCTCGAACGCTTCGCGGGTCAGGATCTTGGAGAGCGTGAGCCCTTCGTGCGCCATTTCCACAATGCGGCGGCCCGACATGTGGGCCAGCACGTAGCGGCGCGCATCCACGGCGGGTATGGCTGCGTTGTGCGGCAGCGAGGTGCCCAGCGACTCGGCCATGCAGGCCATGGTGCTGGCGGTGCCCATGGTGTTGCAGGTGCCTGCCGAGCGGGACATGCCGGCCTCGGCCGCGAAGAACTGGTGCTCGTTGATCTCGCCCGCCTTCAGCGATTCGTGCAGGCGCCACACGGCCGTGCCCGAGCCGATGTCCTTGCCGTCGAGCTTGCCGTTGAGCATGGGCCCGCCCGTGACCACGATGGCCGGTACGTCGCAGCTGGCCGCACCCATTAGCAGTGCGGGCGTGGT
This genomic window contains:
- a CDS encoding IlvD/Edd family dehydratase produces the protein MTTPKRKLRSTEWFGTADKNGFMYRSWMKNQGIPDHEFDGRPIIGICNTWSELTPCNAHFRKIAEHVKRGIYEAGGFPVEFPVFSNGESNLRPTAMLTRNLASMDVEEAIRGNPIDAVVLLVGCDKTTPALLMGAASCDVPAIVVTGGPMLNGKLDGKDIGSGTAVWRLHESLKAGEINEHQFFAAEAGMSRSAGTCNTMGTASTMACMAESLGTSLPHNAAIPAVDARRYVLAHMSGRRIVEMAHEGLTLSKILTREAFENAIRTNAAIGGSTNAVIHLKAIAGRIGVQLELEDWTRIGRGTPTLVDLQPSGRFLMEEFYYAGGLPAVLRRLGENNLLPHPNALTVNGKSLWDNVREAPQYNDEVIRPINNPLIADGGICILRGNLAPRGAVLKPSAASPELLKHRGRAVVFENLEHYKERIVDENLDIDASCVMVMKNCGPKGYPGMAEVGNMGLPPKLLRQGVKDMVRISDARMSGTAYGTVVLHVAPEAAAGGPLAAVRDGDFIELDCDNGRLHLDISDEELAARLAALAGTDNGGRGGYQRLYVDHVLQADDGCDFDFLVGCRGAGVPRHSH
- a CDS encoding dihydrodipicolinate synthase family protein; translated protein: MPVTHSLQNPRYRGIFPVVPTTFHEDGTLDLESQKRCLDFMIDAGVDGVCILANFSEQFSLSDAERETLTRTSLEHVAGRVPVIVTTTHYGTRVCAERSRAAQDMGAAMVMVMPPYHGATFRVPEAQIYEFYARVSDAIRIPIMVQDAPASGTVLSAPFLARMAQEIENLAYFKIEVPGAASKLRELIRLGGDAIEGPWDGEEAITLLADLDAGATGAMTGGAFPDGIRPIIEAHRQGDADLAFALYQRWLPLINHENRQGGILTAKALMKEGGVIACEAGRHPFPAMHPEVRRGLIDIARRLDPLVLRWGK